The Candidatus Uhrbacteria bacterium genomic interval AATGTCGTCTTCTAGAAAAGCTTCTTCCGGTGTCCGTGCAATCTCCTCAAGTTTACGAATGACTTCTTCGAGTCGAATCAGTTTTTGCGCCACTGATTTTTGGTCTACCGAAGACATATCACGACAATTTTCGTTTAATAAGTCGTTGTTGGACTTCCAGATGTGGACGAAAATCTTCCAGATCACGCACAGCCTCAATCATCGCTTTGTGGAAAACATTTTTGTGGCGGACAAAAAGAGGAACGCTCCCAATAAGCGCTCGATGGCGTAATAAGGGAGGGGCTTCTGTCGTATCCACAAGATCAATGGCGTCCGTACGCAAAGGCTCAGCCAAGTCGGCATACAGATGACGCATCGTGCGCTCACGTTGCAAAGCTGATGTCTGTGGGGCAAATACGCACGCAATGTCGACATCGGACATTGGCCCCGTGATTCCATGAGCTTGCGACCCAAACAAAAGTGCAGCAGAAAGATTTTTCTGCTTGCGCAGACGCGACGTAATGGATTGCTTCTGGTGTTTTGTAAGCCGCATAAGTTAATCGTATCATTTGGGTGAGATAATCGTATCACACTGATACGATTCAAACCAAAAGGCGAGGCATCTTTGCCCCGCCTCTTTTGTCATCCCGAGCCTGCCTGCCGGCAGGCA includes:
- a CDS encoding nucleotidyltransferase domain-containing protein, with product MRLTKHQKQSITSRLRKQKNLSAALLFGSQAHGITGPMSDVDIACVFAPQTSALQRERTMRHLYADLAEPLRTDAIDLVDTTEAPPLLRHRALIGSVPLFVRHKNVFHKAMIEAVRDLEDFRPHLEVQQRLIKRKLS